GACCGAGTCAGGAAGTCCGTACAGCATTTCGTCTGCCAGAGCCTCCATCTGCTCGGTTGTGTACGGCTGCCAGTACTTCGCTCGCGAACCGGGATTACGATGCCTGCCTTGGTACCAGCCCTCCTTCTTCTCCAAAGAGTATCCGAGGTTCACCATTTCGATCCCGTAGGAGCGTCGGTTCACTGCCCCACTCGCATACTCCACCTGGTCAAACGGAATCGGAGTACCACGGAAACTCAACTGCCGCAGTTGCTCGGGCGAGGGGAGCCGCGAGCCGGAGGTTCGGGCTTTATTGTGGTCGCCAGCGTGCCAAGCTGCTCGCCCAACCGGGACAGGATGCTCCCGTTCGCCATCACGTCCTACGATGCAATGCGCACTATTTCCCGTCCTCTCCATGAACTCAGCCGTCGACAGTGCAGTCCCGGCCCCTGCCGTGAAATGTAGGATGCAGACGTCTGGGATCGTGCCTTGACGGGACGAGGAGTGTGGGGAGTCAGTCATGATCGTGCCTTCTGTAGTTGGGTGTCTCGGTAGAACTCTA
This DNA window, taken from Deltaproteobacteria bacterium, encodes the following:
- a CDS encoding N-acetylmuramoyl-L-alanine amidase — protein: MTDSPHSSSRQGTIPDVCILHFTAGAGTALSTAEFMERTGNSAHCIVGRDGEREHPVPVGRAAWHAGDHNKARTSGSRLPSPEQLRQLSFRGTPIPFDQVEYASGAVNRRSYGIEMVNLGYSLEKKEGWYQGRHRNPGSRAKYWQPYTTEQMEALADEMLYGLPDSVAYYCGHEDVTNRYTVMRVGGKLDPGPAFDWGWLKSRVSHRLTRLIFDFQLKAWRLDVP